One Aegilops tauschii subsp. strangulata cultivar AL8/78 chromosome 2, Aet v6.0, whole genome shotgun sequence genomic window, AACTGTTACTTACTCATTATTCTTAACAGGGAAGATTCTTCTTCCAACAATTGATTTCTGGAGTGAGCTATTGTCACTCTATGGTACGTAGTACTCTGCCATGCCAACTCGCAGATAGCAGCTTAAGTCAGACGCTCACCACAAAAAATGTCTTTTTTTTTTTGTTTGCCTGCAGCAAGTATGTCATAGAGATTTGAAACTAGAAAACACTCTATTGGATGGTAGTGTCGCACCTCGACTCAAGATTTGTGACTTCGGTTACTCCAAGGTATTCCCGTGCACGCAGATAATAACCTCTGAATGTTGCGTCTTCATCTCCTAAACCAGGACCCCTGTTTCAACTTTCTTTCATTTCAGTCTTCTGTCTTGCACTCTCAACCGAAGTCAACTGTCGGCACGCCGGCATACATCGCCCCGGAGGTCCTCTCTAGAAGAGAGTATGATGGAAAGGTATGAATTTTCACCACTAGGGCATGGTTTTAATGGTTTAAGTACCCCATGTGATGTGAAGCATTCAGATGCCAGCTCCTATAATCTTAGGTCGCCGATGTTTGGTCTTGTGGAGTAACGCTCTATGTGATGCTTGTGGGGGCATATCCTTTCGAGGACCCTGATGAGCCAAGGAACTTCCGCAAAACTATCACCGTGAGTACACACACCCTTTCCCACCTTATCTTTCATGAAACCATGGCTGTGTGcatcatgatgatgcagaggccgggatctttccccttttcgaaaaaaataaTCTTTCATGAAACTTTTGCATCATCTCTATCTGATGCCTCTCACTGTGTTACTACAAAACTTAATTGTTGGTGTCTTCCACAGAGGATACTCAGCGTACAGTACTCCGTTCCGGACTACGTTCGAGTCTCGATGGATTGCATACATCTGTTGTCCCGCATCTTCGTTGGAAATCCTCAGCAGGTTGTATATTCTAGTCCTGGAACAGTTCAGTTCCTGGTCATGTAGTGCTCACATTTGTATTTGCGTGCAGCGAATAACCATCCCGGAGATCAAGAACCATCCATGGTTCCTCAAGAGATTGCCCGTTGAGATGACCGATGAGTACCAAAGGAGCATGCATCTGGCAGACATGAACACGCCGTCACAGAGTCTGGAAGAAGCCATGGCGATCATCCAGGAGGCGCAGAAACCTGGCGATAACGCCCTAGGGATTGCCGGGCAGGTTGCCTGCCTGGGGAGCATGGATCTAGACGACATCGATTTCGATATCGACGACATTGATGTTGAGAGCAGCGGGGATTTCGTGTGCCCGTTGTGACGCTCATGAGTGGTTCGAAAGTTCTCTTGATGGTTTACGTGTGGATGTGTTCCTGTTTGTCATGCTTCCATTTAGATTTTGTTCTGGATCACAAATTCTCTGTAGCCCACAGATTGGCCTTGCTGTGTAAACAGTGTAAGATAAGTCTACATgctttttttttggaaaaggagaGGATGACCCTCGGCCTCTGCATTTGGGAACAAATGCATGCGGccattttattgattattctcgagtATCTTATAAAGTAGAACAACAATATGCCTGAATTCGCCATCTTGGCAACATCTACCGCTACCTCTATTCAAATGATGAAGGGGTGCAAGCTGGGCCACATATCCAGAcctctcacctaagcctaacatctaaagccggaggcccCGACCAAGCCATCCGCCAGGTCCGGGGCTCAAACCGGTCTGACGCACTCATATGTGTCGTCGCCGTCATCTTCCACTGGTCCATCTTTAGAGCAGATTGAGGTGACAACCTTGGCAGGTCCTCCGCCAACAACCCCATCATGACGCCAAACGACGACCTCCACCTACGCGAGCCTTGGCAGGTCCTCCGCCATTGACGCCAGCCGACGACCTCCCCCTACGCGAGTATCTTCAAGCAACGGACGTAAATCCATACTAGGATAGGGCCgcaccaccgccgtcgcccaccaCCCACAAGCGCCACCCAACCCCAAGGTTCTCAAAgtggcgccttcaagaagggaacggtgccatgagcgccgccgccgcccaacaaAGTTAGGACTTTCACCCGGGAGACCTAGGGGAAGGTGAAGTGAGGAGATCGGTCCATaccgacgcctccaaggaggggaacGACGCCCTCAGGCGTCGCCGTTGGCGCGCCCGGTCATGGCCGACCAGGGATTTCGCTCGAACTAGATCCCCGCCACCACCAGCGCCTCCTGTACAGAACCGGCGACCAAGAGGAAGCGCGGCCCGACCAGGCTGGCCCGCACGCcgaacaggggaggaggggaggcgccAGGTCGCGCGCACCTACCGCCGCAGAAGCCGCCGCCggccgctgagggagtcctggattagggggtcctcgggcgtccggcctatgtgacatgggccggactgatgggccgtgaagatacaagacagaagactctctcccgtgtccggataggactctcctttgcgtggatggcaagcttagcGTTTGGATATAAAGATTCCTTTCTccgtaaccgactttgtacaaccctagtcccctccggtgtctatataaaccgaagggtttagtccgtaggggcaatcataatcatacatgctagacatctagggtttagccattacgatctcgtggtagatcaactcttgtaatcctcatattcatcaagatcaatcaaggaggaagtagggtattacctccatcaagagggcccgaacttggtgctttcattgagagttccactgtgacgtcgaagatagggttaatggctcgccttgtcatcaaggacaacatcaccaccggaggagcactggcctcaggccaaaccctccggctgggcggctttaccatgatcgtccgttcggccgttaagccgacggTGACCTCTCAGGTCATCAAAAACCGCCTCCGTATTGACACCGAATACTCTAAACGGATGGATCCGGCagagttgtcgtctttaaacgaactcctggatcgcatcgccgctatgggggtcgctacagactatgatcagattgggcttaaacccgatcagagagaaattaaatctccgccgatcacccatcagatagcggtcgtagaggagcaaaacaacGACTCTTCCCTTATGttgaagacgaactatgttcggatatCCGAGCTCGAACAACCGAATACCTGTCTGCGGAACGACACTCCTAGCCCTCCGAACCAAGAGTCGGACGTTGGACCCAAAAAATCAGTtgacatcccggagcccgaactatcAAGCTCGGaaattcttcaaactccggaCTCCAAACTGGGTCAGGGCgcggatttaaagccacccacccaccacaagcaatattcgcCAAGTAATTCCGGTCATCCGGATATATGCGACCTCACGTGCATacgacagcagtctcaggaaacagtccatcacttttgggccaggttcctccttgtcaaagacaagattaaagattgccgcgacgaggatgCGATTTTagtattctgcaataattgcacagatgaaggaatcctcaacgccatcaaccgctgTCGCGTATTACGCtttgctgacttggcaaccatagtacagaagtactgcgcaatggagaGCGCCTGGAAAACACAGACAGCTCGCTGGGAAGCACCAGCCTTCACTCAACCCCTCGAGTGGGCGAAAAGGGTGCACCCTCGCGCGGCACCCGGCCCCATATTGAAGAAAACTACCCACTACGGCACgtggaaccgttctggagggatagCTCGAtagcccatgcaaaatacacacgacaccggataccgtaccaacccacaaccttagagcatgttggatactccggcaagtggccaagagcggcgaggatatcctcaccaaagaGCAACACCCCCCGGAGGGCAacgacctcagagtattgacggtcttcgagactttctcttcaaacaatcggcgcaagagggcactccgcgacctcgccgaagtctgccaagtcgcatcaataaacccctggaatgacacggacataactttcaatgccagtgacgaaccaagACTCCGGACAGTCctggcaccagccgccttggtcctcaatccaattgtggacggctttcggctcactaaagtgcttgtggacggcggcagtgggctaaacctcatttacgaggacacactcaatagaatggaaatagacaggagccgcatcgagcagagtaatacgaccttccgaggaataaTTCCCAGCCAGGAGGCGCGGTGCGCGGggaaaatcacacttgacgtggtatttggcacgccggagaactaccGGTCCGAAGAAATGACCTTCCAAGTGCCCccttcaacagtggatatcatgccctgttggggcgagatgcGTTCACACGCTTTCAGgccatacctcattatgggtatatgaagcttaagatgcccgggcccaacggtatTGTCACTCtagccagtgatccggacatagtcctccgcgccgaaaacaaaaccgcatccctggccctcgaggcactgtctgaggccctcgcggccaaagagttaaccgcactacgctccatgATGGACAGGGACGATGTAAT contains:
- the LOC109770762 gene encoding abscisic acid-inducible protein kinase isoform X2, yielding MNHRSLKHPNIIRFKEVVLTPTHLAIVMEYASGGELFQRICNAGRFSEDEGRFFFQQLISGVSYCHSMQVCHRDLKLENTLLDGSVAPRLKICDFGYSKSSVLHSQPKSTVGTPAYIAPEVLSRREYDGKVADVWSCGVTLYVMLVGAYPFEDPDEPRNFRKTITRILSVQYSVPDYVRVSMDCIHLLSRIFVGNPQQRITIPEIKNHPWFLKRLPVEMTDEYQRSMHLADMNTPSQSLEEAMAIIQEAQKPGDNALGIAGQVACLGSMDLDDIDFDIDDIDVESSGDFVCPL
- the LOC109770762 gene encoding abscisic acid-inducible protein kinase isoform X1 produces the protein MDRYEVVRDIGSGNFGVAKLVRDVRTKEHFAVKFIERGHKIDEHVQREIMNHRSLKHPNIIRFKEVVLTPTHLAIVMEYASGGELFQRICNAGRFSEDEGRFFFQQLISGVSYCHSMQVCHRDLKLENTLLDGSVAPRLKICDFGYSKSSVLHSQPKSTVGTPAYIAPEVLSRREYDGKVADVWSCGVTLYVMLVGAYPFEDPDEPRNFRKTITRILSVQYSVPDYVRVSMDCIHLLSRIFVGNPQQRITIPEIKNHPWFLKRLPVEMTDEYQRSMHLADMNTPSQSLEEAMAIIQEAQKPGDNALGIAGQVACLGSMDLDDIDFDIDDIDVESSGDFVCPL